In one Chitinophaga sancti genomic region, the following are encoded:
- a CDS encoding AraC family transcriptional regulator, whose protein sequence is MGEKLFVVKEERFPYNDFPLHIHPEYEIIYVMKSSGKRYVGDSIAPFWPGDLCLLGPNLPHTFYNKHLPGDREVHQIVIQFREDVLGDGFFDKPIFRHIKALFERSLYGISFNSDVRDAAARKMHDMVNGDETEALAGLISLLNLLAHAGPYTLLSGHVTAHVEKETERMNRIYHYLLDNFKKDLTLQEVAGIAHLSNEAFCRYFKKHTRKTLSAFVNDLRISYACKMLQQQQEVSISEVCYESGFNNVSYFNRQFKLQVGVSPLHYRRKK, encoded by the coding sequence ATGGGCGAAAAGCTCTTTGTTGTGAAAGAAGAGCGCTTTCCTTATAATGATTTCCCTTTGCATATTCACCCGGAATATGAGATCATTTATGTGATGAAAAGTAGTGGTAAACGCTATGTGGGGGATAGTATCGCTCCTTTCTGGCCCGGCGATCTTTGCCTGCTGGGGCCCAATCTGCCTCATACCTTTTATAATAAACACCTGCCGGGAGACAGGGAGGTACACCAGATCGTGATTCAATTCAGGGAAGATGTGCTGGGAGATGGATTTTTTGATAAGCCCATTTTCAGGCATATTAAGGCTTTGTTTGAGCGTTCCCTGTATGGGATTTCATTTAACAGTGATGTGCGCGATGCTGCTGCCCGGAAGATGCATGATATGGTGAATGGGGATGAAACGGAGGCATTGGCAGGGTTGATTAGTTTATTGAATTTACTGGCGCATGCGGGGCCGTATACATTGTTATCCGGTCATGTGACGGCCCATGTGGAAAAAGAAACGGAGCGGATGAACCGTATTTATCACTATCTCTTAGACAATTTTAAGAAGGATCTTACACTACAGGAGGTGGCAGGTATCGCACATTTATCCAATGAAGCCTTTTGCAGGTATTTTAAGAAGCATACCCGGAAGACCTTATCTGCTTTTGTAAATGACCTGCGCATTAGTTATGCCTGCAAGATGCTGCAACAGCAGCAGGAAGTATCGATTAGCGAAGTGTGTTATGAGAGCGGGTTTAACAATGTTTCCTATTTTAACCGGCAGTTTAAATTGCAAGTGGGAGTGTCTCCACTGCATTACCGGAGAAAGAAGTGA
- a CDS encoding carbohydrate binding domain-containing protein — MKCYAQVSIIQVNANQQLNHIPYSLYGSCIEDVNHEIYGGLYDQRLYGESFEEPAKDGVSSMWIPMGEGSFAPDSTQAYNGSKCQLIINKGGIYNQGLNHWGIAVQKGQALEGSIYLKGSQPATIALQSADGRTTYASTKTGPVTNAWKKCSFELKPNATDSNARFAIYTAGEGKLWLDQATLMAPKTARFKGLPIRKDIAVKMQEEGLRFLRYGGTMVNAPGYRWKKMVGPRDQRPPYKGHWYPYSSNGFGILEFLQFCEAAGFDAAFAINIEETAADARDLVEYLKGSANTTWGRKRIADGHPAPYKVKYIEIGNEEVLFDGDRADQYAHYIERFNELYDAIHSKDTSLQLVCSVWWRAESPNTEKLFNAIDGKAAFWDLHVGGDDPREGLKVDKDLTQMEALFKKWNPHTTMKCAIFEENGGLHNQQRALGHASILNAVRRHGEFVLTSCAANALQALHQNDNGWDQGQIFFTPASVWGVPPFYATKMAAANHLPIVCKSTTDTTLDVTATISEDGNTIVLHIVNAFNKPCEAQVMLNHYKARNATICQLSDAVYTEHTTTADKLKYTFPPASYTIIRYEN, encoded by the coding sequence ATGAAATGTTACGCTCAGGTCTCAATTATCCAGGTAAATGCGAATCAACAGCTTAACCACATCCCTTATTCCCTCTATGGCTCCTGCATAGAAGATGTGAACCACGAGATCTATGGCGGTCTCTACGATCAGCGCCTCTATGGCGAAAGCTTTGAAGAACCGGCCAAAGATGGGGTCAGCAGTATGTGGATACCCATGGGTGAAGGCAGCTTTGCCCCGGATAGTACACAGGCTTACAATGGAAGCAAATGCCAGCTCATCATCAACAAAGGTGGCATCTATAACCAGGGCCTGAATCACTGGGGTATTGCCGTACAAAAAGGGCAGGCCCTGGAAGGGAGTATTTATTTAAAGGGTTCGCAGCCTGCCACCATCGCCCTGCAAAGTGCCGATGGCCGTACTACCTACGCCAGCACAAAAACCGGCCCCGTCACCAATGCATGGAAGAAGTGCAGCTTTGAATTAAAACCCAATGCTACTGATTCCAATGCCCGCTTCGCCATTTATACCGCCGGTGAGGGTAAACTCTGGCTGGACCAGGCTACCTTGATGGCACCCAAAACAGCCCGGTTCAAAGGGCTCCCCATCAGGAAAGATATTGCTGTCAAAATGCAGGAAGAAGGTCTGCGATTCCTGCGCTATGGCGGTACGATGGTCAATGCACCCGGATATCGCTGGAAGAAAATGGTAGGCCCCCGCGACCAACGCCCTCCCTACAAAGGTCATTGGTATCCCTACTCTTCTAATGGCTTCGGCATCCTGGAATTCCTGCAATTCTGTGAGGCCGCTGGTTTTGATGCCGCATTTGCCATCAACATTGAGGAGACTGCTGCCGATGCCCGGGACCTGGTCGAATACCTGAAAGGTTCCGCTAATACCACCTGGGGCCGTAAACGAATAGCCGATGGACACCCTGCTCCCTACAAAGTGAAATATATTGAAATAGGGAATGAAGAAGTACTTTTTGATGGTGACAGGGCAGATCAATATGCTCACTACATAGAACGGTTCAATGAGCTATACGATGCAATTCATAGTAAAGACACCAGCCTGCAACTTGTATGCTCAGTATGGTGGAGAGCCGAATCTCCCAATACTGAAAAGCTGTTCAATGCCATCGACGGCAAAGCCGCTTTCTGGGATCTTCATGTAGGAGGTGATGATCCGCGCGAAGGCCTGAAAGTAGATAAAGACCTCACCCAAATGGAAGCCCTGTTCAAAAAATGGAACCCGCACACTACAATGAAATGCGCCATCTTCGAAGAAAATGGTGGTTTGCACAATCAGCAGCGTGCACTGGGCCATGCCTCTATCCTGAATGCCGTACGCCGTCATGGTGAATTTGTACTCACCTCCTGTGCTGCCAATGCACTACAGGCATTGCACCAGAACGATAATGGCTGGGACCAGGGGCAGATCTTCTTTACACCTGCCAGCGTATGGGGCGTACCACCGTTCTATGCTACTAAAATGGCGGCAGCCAATCACCTGCCCATTGTGTGCAAATCAACTACAGATACCACCCTGGATGTCACCGCGACGATTAGTGAAGATGGTAACACCATCGTCCTGCATATCGTCAATGCATTCAATAAACCCTGCGAGGCACAAGTTATGCTCAATCATTACAAGGCCCGCAATGCCACCATCTGCCAACTCTCCGATGCAGTATATACTGAGCATACAACCACTGCTGACAAATTAAAATATACTTTTCCACCTGCTTCTTATACGATTATCAGATATGAAAATTAA
- a CDS encoding glycoside hydrolase family 127 protein, with product MKIKSILLLLLLCKISFAQIHPLPLTQVSVNDPFWSPKLATWSHKTVYDVLNKLEGKYEPDRKDLVDEKQKLGHTRNAFHNFDLVAQGKKDIGTHDGPPWYDGLVYESIRGAADLLVQYPDPTLEQQLDGYITRIAAAQAADPDAYLNTYTTLVNSNKRWQNERWQHDLYNAGMLVEAGVHYYKATGKTTLLTVAVKMANYIYTQMGPAPKANIIPGHGGPEEAFLKLYQLFKDHPTLKLAVPVTPDHYLSTALFWITDRGHYNNPDGSTRESYGAYNQDQSSVFEQQTIEGHAVRATLLATGITTAALLNHDPAYITTADNYWNNMAGKRTFITGGQGAIPEDEKFGPDYYLPESAYLETCAAVGAAFFSEKMNELKEDGKYMDEFERVIYNNLLAGVSQDGTHYFYENPLTATHRSRWVWHDCPCCPPMFLKMIGALPQYIYGESNNGVYVNLFISSKAKLKNISLEQTTAYPANGRVLLRVTSAGSQSIPLHIRIPGWATGKENPFDLYTSLLTGKVLVTVNKQPIAVKTLNGYLTIARTWKKGDTITIDLPITPRMVYPHPDIRELKRKVAIAAGPVVYAKEGPDTIKTAPAKASINGLIPFYMVANKDDLPYSVWLQQ from the coding sequence ATGAAAATTAAATCCATCCTTCTATTATTACTCCTGTGCAAAATTTCATTTGCACAGATCCATCCATTGCCCCTCACCCAGGTGAGCGTCAACGACCCTTTCTGGTCACCAAAACTCGCCACCTGGTCACATAAAACAGTATACGATGTACTGAATAAACTGGAAGGTAAATACGAACCGGACCGGAAAGACCTGGTTGATGAAAAACAAAAACTGGGGCATACCCGCAATGCTTTTCACAACTTTGACCTGGTAGCCCAGGGCAAAAAGGACATCGGCACACACGATGGCCCTCCCTGGTATGATGGCCTGGTATACGAATCCATCAGGGGTGCTGCAGACCTGCTGGTACAATACCCTGATCCTACACTGGAGCAGCAACTGGATGGCTATATCACACGCATCGCTGCAGCACAGGCCGCAGATCCGGATGCCTACCTAAATACCTATACGACCCTGGTCAATTCCAACAAACGCTGGCAAAATGAACGCTGGCAGCATGACCTCTACAACGCAGGCATGCTGGTAGAAGCAGGCGTACATTATTACAAGGCTACGGGTAAAACCACCTTGCTGACCGTAGCTGTGAAAATGGCCAACTACATTTATACCCAAATGGGTCCTGCGCCAAAGGCAAATATTATTCCCGGTCATGGTGGGCCTGAAGAAGCCTTCCTTAAACTGTACCAGTTATTCAAAGATCACCCTACACTAAAATTAGCCGTTCCCGTTACTCCAGATCATTACTTATCCACAGCACTTTTCTGGATCACTGACAGGGGGCATTACAACAATCCTGATGGCAGTACCCGCGAAAGCTATGGTGCCTACAACCAGGATCAAAGCTCCGTATTCGAACAGCAAACCATCGAAGGGCATGCCGTTCGCGCTACCCTGCTGGCTACAGGTATCACGACTGCTGCGTTACTGAATCATGACCCGGCATATATTACTACTGCTGACAACTACTGGAACAATATGGCGGGCAAACGCACCTTCATCACCGGGGGCCAGGGAGCCATTCCCGAAGACGAGAAGTTCGGCCCGGACTATTACCTCCCCGAATCTGCCTACCTGGAAACCTGTGCTGCTGTCGGTGCCGCATTCTTTAGTGAAAAGATGAATGAGCTGAAAGAAGATGGGAAGTATATGGATGAATTTGAGCGGGTGATTTACAATAATCTCCTGGCAGGTGTTTCGCAGGATGGCACACATTATTTCTATGAAAATCCATTGACCGCCACACATCGCAGTCGCTGGGTATGGCATGATTGCCCTTGCTGTCCGCCAATGTTTTTGAAGATGATAGGCGCATTACCTCAATATATTTATGGAGAGAGTAATAATGGTGTGTATGTAAATTTATTCATCAGCAGCAAAGCCAAACTAAAGAACATCAGCCTGGAACAAACTACCGCATATCCTGCCAATGGTCGTGTACTGCTTAGGGTAACCAGTGCAGGTAGTCAATCCATTCCCCTACATATCCGTATTCCAGGCTGGGCAACAGGCAAAGAAAATCCATTTGATTTATATACATCTTTATTAACAGGTAAAGTGCTTGTAACGGTGAATAAGCAGCCCATAGCTGTAAAAACCCTAAACGGTTATCTCACCATTGCGAGAACCTGGAAAAAGGGAGACACTATTACCATAGATCTTCCTATCACACCCAGGATGGTTTACCCCCATCCAGATATCCGGGAATTAAAAAGAAAAGTGGCCATTGCCGCCGGTCCGGTCGTCTATGCAAAAGAAGGGCCTGACACCATCAAAACCGCACCAGCAAAGGCCAGCATCAATGGCCTGATCCCTTTTTATATGGTCGCCAACAAAGACGACCTGCCCTATAGCGTATGGTTGCAACAATAA
- a CDS encoding glycoside hydrolase family 3 N-terminal domain-containing protein → MKQLLIILCAILFHSISYAQIDLNKNGKKDVYEDPKANIEERISDLIAQMTMEEKTCQLATLYGSGRVLKDALPTPEWKTKIWKDGIGNIDEEHNGVGKFKSAYAFPYSKHIETIHTIQKWFIENTRLGIPVDFTNEGIRGLCHDRATSFPAQCGQGATWDKNLIYNIGMVEGKEASALGYTNIYSPILDIVQDPRWGRAEEVYGEDPFLVGQLGKQMILALQKNGVAATIKHFAVYSVPVGGRDGGTRTDPHVAPREMKTLYLEPFRVAVEEAHAMGVMSSYNDYDGVPVTGSSYFLTDILRHQWGFNGYVTTDSRALEFITEKHKVAPTMEDAVAMAVNAGVNIRTDFSIPEDFLNPLREAIKDGKVSMEMLDKRVAEVLRVKFRLGLFDNPYRGDANQVHTAAAQALSLQAALESIVLLKNDAHTLPLSKSLKSVAVIGPNAKEVEGLLSRYGPANAPLITVYDGIKAMLPGAAVGYEKGCDIVGKHFPEDEILAFPADSAEQSMLDAAVDLAKKSELTILVLGGSEKTVREDRSRTSLDLPVVQERLLEAVYATGKPVVLVLLDGRAASINFAQRNIPAIIHGWFPGEFGGEAIASVLFGDYNPGGKLAVTFPKSVGQIPYAFPFKPGSEASAKTAVNGALYPFGFGLSYTTFGYSELKVTPAQQGPEGNITVSCKVRNTGSVKGDEVIQLYIHDEFSSVITYTQVLRGFERVTLAPGEEKEVSFVLGKHELGLWDINDHFTVEPGKFEIMVGSSSKDIRLRGSVEIVSK, encoded by the coding sequence ATGAAGCAGCTTTTAATAATACTTTGTGCTATACTATTCCACTCTATTTCTTATGCTCAGATAGATCTTAACAAAAATGGGAAGAAGGATGTGTATGAGGACCCGAAGGCAAATATCGAAGAGCGGATCAGTGATCTGATCGCGCAAATGACGATGGAAGAGAAAACCTGCCAGCTGGCTACGTTGTACGGTTCAGGGAGGGTGTTGAAAGATGCCCTGCCTACACCGGAATGGAAGACGAAGATCTGGAAAGATGGGATCGGGAATATCGATGAAGAGCATAATGGGGTGGGTAAGTTCAAATCAGCATATGCTTTTCCATACAGCAAGCATATTGAAACGATCCATACGATTCAAAAGTGGTTTATTGAAAATACCCGTTTGGGTATCCCGGTAGACTTTACCAATGAAGGGATACGGGGTTTATGTCACGACAGGGCCACTTCTTTCCCCGCACAATGCGGGCAGGGAGCGACCTGGGATAAGAACCTTATTTACAACATTGGTATGGTGGAAGGCAAGGAAGCCAGCGCCTTAGGTTATACGAATATTTATTCCCCTATACTTGATATTGTACAGGATCCTCGCTGGGGCCGTGCGGAAGAAGTGTATGGCGAGGATCCTTTCCTGGTAGGACAGTTGGGGAAACAAATGATCCTGGCTTTGCAAAAGAATGGGGTGGCGGCTACGATCAAGCATTTTGCCGTATATTCTGTACCGGTAGGTGGCAGGGATGGTGGCACGAGAACCGATCCCCATGTGGCCCCCAGGGAGATGAAAACCCTGTACCTGGAACCTTTCAGGGTAGCGGTGGAAGAAGCACATGCTATGGGGGTGATGAGTTCTTACAATGACTATGATGGCGTACCGGTGACGGGAAGTTCTTATTTCCTGACCGATATCCTGAGGCATCAATGGGGTTTTAATGGGTATGTCACTACTGATAGCAGGGCGCTGGAATTTATTACGGAGAAGCATAAGGTAGCACCTACGATGGAGGATGCGGTGGCGATGGCGGTAAATGCAGGGGTGAATATCAGGACTGATTTTTCTATCCCTGAAGATTTTCTCAACCCATTGCGAGAGGCGATCAAAGATGGCAAGGTCTCTATGGAGATGCTGGATAAAAGGGTGGCTGAGGTGCTAAGGGTAAAGTTCCGTTTGGGTTTATTTGATAATCCTTACAGGGGAGATGCGAACCAGGTTCATACTGCTGCGGCCCAGGCCTTATCGCTGCAGGCAGCCCTGGAATCTATTGTATTGTTAAAGAATGATGCACATACCCTGCCCTTGAGCAAATCTTTGAAATCAGTAGCTGTAATAGGCCCGAATGCAAAAGAAGTAGAAGGACTGTTATCGAGGTATGGTCCAGCGAATGCGCCTTTGATCACAGTATATGATGGTATCAAAGCGATGCTGCCGGGGGCAGCTGTGGGTTATGAGAAGGGGTGTGATATAGTGGGTAAACATTTCCCGGAGGATGAGATCCTGGCTTTCCCGGCTGACAGTGCTGAGCAAAGTATGCTGGATGCAGCGGTGGACCTGGCAAAAAAATCTGAGCTGACCATCCTTGTACTGGGAGGTTCTGAAAAGACGGTGCGGGAAGACCGTTCCCGGACCAGTTTAGATCTGCCCGTTGTACAGGAGCGTTTACTGGAGGCCGTATATGCTACCGGCAAACCTGTAGTACTGGTATTATTAGATGGCCGTGCCGCCAGTATCAATTTTGCACAGCGTAATATTCCGGCTATTATTCATGGATGGTTCCCGGGTGAGTTTGGGGGCGAGGCGATTGCCTCCGTTTTGTTCGGGGATTATAACCCGGGGGGTAAACTGGCGGTGACTTTCCCTAAATCAGTTGGACAGATCCCCTATGCATTTCCATTCAAGCCCGGTTCAGAGGCATCTGCCAAAACTGCGGTGAATGGAGCCTTATATCCATTTGGGTTTGGGCTGAGCTATACTACATTCGGGTATAGTGAGCTGAAAGTGACCCCAGCGCAGCAAGGACCTGAGGGGAATATTACTGTTAGCTGTAAGGTCAGGAACACGGGGAGTGTAAAAGGTGATGAGGTGATACAATTATATATTCATGACGAATTTAGTAGTGTGATAACCTATACGCAGGTGTTGAGAGGGTTTGAAAGAGTCACCCTGGCACCGGGGGAAGAGAAGGAAGTGAGTTTTGTGTTAGGGAAGCATGAATTAGGGTTGTGGGATATCAACGATCATTTCACCGTGGAGCCCGGGAAATTTGAAATAATGGTAGGGAGTTCTTCTAAAGATATCCGGTTGCGGGGCAGTGTTGAGATTGTGAGTAAATAA
- a CDS encoding glycoside hydrolase family 28 protein: MMRALILLLCLNYSQLSAQQKNFPITSYGAKGDGKTNNTSAIQEAIDKAAAAGGGTVVVPAGKFVTGVIALKSGVTLHLAPNAFLLATTSRKDYGPGKASALIVADNQQHIAITGKGTIDGQGELLLKDIFDMLKKGTLKDKEWQHYNEWGQMRPEENNRPKLIAFTNCQHVTVKNVTILNGLCWIQDYVSCTDMMFDSIKVISNTFLNNDGIDLVDCKNVKLTNSSFDVADDGICLKSHDTAGLCENIYIADCKVRSSASGFKMGTASWGGFKNITVKNIYVYNTFRSAIAIETVDGGIVENIDISNITAKNTGNAIFLRLGKRQARREPGTLRKVRISNVKADIPATKPDAGYNMEGPPELFEHNTFPAGIYGIPGHIIQDVTLENIDITYAEKSKMAVANMNVDSLHRIPEAISDYPEFSMFRELPAWAFYVRHAAGITFKNVKLNYTGEEFRTACIFDDVTSLKLEKVKINKAASKPLIILNNVKDPVLDDPSLTK, encoded by the coding sequence ATGATGAGGGCATTGATTCTACTGTTATGTTTAAACTATTCTCAACTTTCCGCGCAACAAAAAAACTTCCCCATCACCAGCTACGGCGCCAAAGGTGACGGCAAAACCAACAACACCAGCGCTATCCAGGAAGCTATCGACAAAGCTGCTGCTGCCGGTGGTGGCACAGTAGTCGTACCCGCCGGTAAATTCGTGACCGGGGTCATCGCATTAAAATCAGGCGTAACCCTGCACCTCGCTCCCAACGCCTTCCTCCTCGCTACCACCAGCCGTAAAGATTATGGCCCGGGTAAAGCCTCTGCCCTCATTGTGGCAGACAACCAACAGCACATCGCCATCACCGGGAAAGGCACGATCGATGGCCAGGGTGAACTGCTGCTGAAAGACATCTTCGACATGCTGAAAAAAGGCACCTTAAAAGATAAAGAATGGCAGCATTATAACGAATGGGGGCAAATGCGGCCGGAAGAAAACAACCGTCCAAAACTGATTGCATTCACCAATTGCCAACATGTAACTGTAAAAAATGTGACGATCCTGAATGGCCTCTGCTGGATCCAGGACTATGTAAGTTGTACAGACATGATGTTTGACAGCATAAAGGTAATCAGCAATACCTTCCTGAATAATGATGGCATCGACCTGGTAGACTGTAAAAACGTAAAACTCACCAACAGCAGTTTTGATGTGGCAGATGATGGTATCTGCCTGAAATCGCACGATACTGCCGGCCTTTGTGAGAATATCTATATCGCCGACTGTAAGGTCCGTTCCAGCGCCAGCGGTTTTAAAATGGGCACCGCCTCCTGGGGAGGGTTCAAAAACATTACTGTAAAAAACATCTATGTATATAACACATTCCGCTCCGCCATCGCCATCGAAACAGTAGATGGCGGTATCGTGGAAAACATTGATATCAGTAATATCACCGCGAAGAATACCGGTAATGCCATCTTCCTTCGCCTGGGAAAACGCCAGGCACGCCGTGAACCGGGTACCCTCCGCAAGGTGCGCATTTCCAATGTAAAAGCAGACATACCAGCTACTAAGCCAGATGCAGGGTATAATATGGAAGGCCCCCCTGAACTGTTTGAACACAATACTTTCCCTGCCGGGATCTATGGTATTCCAGGCCACATCATCCAGGATGTGACCTTAGAGAATATAGATATTACCTATGCTGAAAAGTCTAAAATGGCGGTGGCCAATATGAACGTGGATTCCCTGCACCGCATCCCGGAGGCGATCAGTGACTACCCTGAGTTTTCCATGTTCAGGGAACTGCCGGCATGGGCTTTCTATGTAAGACATGCGGCTGGCATTACCTTTAAAAATGTAAAACTGAACTATACCGGGGAAGAATTCCGTACAGCCTGTATTTTCGATGACGTGACCAGCTTGAAATTAGAAAAAGTGAAGATTAATAAAGCAGCATCTAAGCCGTTGATTATATTAAATAATGTGAAAGACCCGGTATTGGATGATCCTTCCTTAACTAAGTAA